The following DNA comes from Cucumis sativus cultivar 9930 chromosome 7, Cucumber_9930_V3, whole genome shotgun sequence.
TTGATTAAGGAATcaattttgcatatttctgttttagaaatttttcatatatgtttGTTAGGTGATTTCTACTACTAATGGATAATTAGAAGAAATCTAAATGTATGAATAATTTGTTAATCTAATTGTAATGAAATGTGCAAATTAAGTAGGTTAAGAAAATTGTAggataagaaaattgaagagttTAAGTAAGCTAAATTTGAGAGAAATAGTATAAAATggtatatttaagaaaatcgagaaattaatattgtgtaaaaaagaaagaaaaaaggaaggaaagggaaaggagGGTGCTTCGAATTCTATGTTTATTAGTTGATTAAACTGTATTGTTGAGTActaaatattattgtatttatacaTGAGTGGTAAAACAATGACTATCCTACTGATAGATATAGTAGGATATTTGGTTCGTTTGTTTTGGCTATCCTACAGTTATGGTACACTTTTGTAGTTTGAACTTAGCTTCAGCTAAGAGAGACGGTTTGACATAGCTTATTCATTGAGTAATtaagtttagggtttgattGGGATTAGTAATATAGGATTTATgatcaaacatatttatattttaggtCTTTACCGATGGAAAATAGTTGGATAAAAGTTAGAAATAAGTTATCAGTCGAGTATAGAGAGGGTGTGTCCCAATTTTTAGAGATTGCCAAGTTCCACGTCGATGCTTAAGAACGAATAAGGTGTCCATGTAAGAGATATATGAACTCAAATTGGTACTTATTAGAGGGTGTGGAGTGACATCTATCGACCATCAGAATATCCCCCTCCTATACAGAATGGTTGTATTATGGAGATCTAGTGAACTTAAATAGAGGTATTAAAAGGTTTGATGAAGGAACCAGTAGTAACCATTTTGATGAAGGAACTAGTAGTAACTCTtttgatgaagaaatgaaatgtttGATATGCTTAACGATTTACAAGCTTCGATTGAACACCAAATTGCCTATAAATAGTGACATTTGGTGGAGTTGTAAGATTCACCAACATTGGAGGATTTTCCAAATTACttgaaaaaagtgaaaaattatGAGGCTTTCTTAGTTTTCGTATTTTGGTTGTGTCTCGTTTTTACAACATGTTATCAGCACGAGCTCCGGTCGCCTCCTCTGTCGAAGGTAGGTCCTAACGGTATGTCAGTTTTTCTCCACtcgttataattaataaaataaatattattttgcaaatttaatatatattaaattcctaaataattgttatattttatgatagTATTGTCATGGCAACTCTTACGAAACTAGAATTTATGGCTCTTCACATTAATGGTAGCAATTATTTGCATTGGGTTCTTAATGCTGAAATGCATCTAGACACCATGAATAtcaaaaatacaattaaagaagaaaatgcaaCGACTAGTCAAGAAAAGGCGAAAGCTATGATTTCCCTTCGTCATCACATTCATGAAGATTTAAAGTCAGAATATCTAACTGTGAAAGATCCTCATACGTTGTGgaataaattgaaagaaaggtATGGTCATTTAAAATCAGTAAGTGTTTACAAGATTTTAAATCATCTTCCTAGTTGTGGTATGATCATTTATAATTACAAGGTACGAAAGAAAGGTATGATCATTTAAATCCTCATACGTTGTGGAATATTTAACTGTGAAAGTTCATCTTCCTCAAGCTTGTTATGATTGGATACACTTGAGGCTACAGGATTTTAAATCAGTAAGTGATTACAATTCtgaattattcaaaatcaGTTCAAAATTGTACTTGTGTGGAGAGAAAATTACCGATATGTACATGTTGAAAAAGacattttctactttttatatCTTGAATATGTTCCTACAGTAGCAATATCGAGagaaagattttacaaaatattttgaactcATCTCATGTTTTCTTGTTGCCGAACAAAATAACaagttgttgatgaaaaatcATGAATTTCGATCAACTTGAACAATATCATTCCCTGAAGCGAATGTTGTGAATTTTAATCGTGGTCGAGGTAGAGGTTatataagagaaagaaacaattaCTATTTTGGTGGTGGTCGTTTTGataatctaaatttcaaaataaacacaCAGACCGAAGATCATAAAGGGAAAGCtcgataaaataaaatttcaaaaagtgatAAAGAAATATGCTATATCATGTGGTATGACTGAGCTTTGGTCACGTATTTGTCATACATCGAAACACTTAGTTGACCTATATCAAGCTTccatagagaagaaaaaagggaacAATGTAGAAGCCAATTGTGCCTATCAAGATAATGATATATACGATCCATCTCTAAGATGGCTAATTTGGACGTGAAAGATTTCTTTGGTACTCCTGAAGAGAAAATCGACACAATTGGTGAAACAACAAGTgtttcttttaacttaaaaaatatatggaataatattgttattttgttatctttcttcatattttcctTGTATTAATATACAAATATGTTTTacttattgtaattattttcttttaaatgaataaatatgaataattttcataCATGGGGTGATtcaaaaatgaacaaataagatCTATGTCTAGCAAACAGTGCAAGCACACACAATACttacaaataacaaatattttttcaaactgacAATGATGAAAGCAAAAGTCAATATAATATCAAGTTCTGAAAACTTGATTAAAGggtttgaaaaaacaaatattattttgtttagagGACAAAATTCACAATTGATAACACATTGTTCTCTAGTCAATCAAAGACAAATCTTCTAAGTTTTAAAGATATACATTGCAATGATTACCATATTGAGACGatagaaagaatgaaatagaatatctttatattatatctactgtctcaaatgaaaaatgtatattagAAAGGTTGTCTGTACTTTAtcttttgaattatattatactCATAAAAGTGTAATTGAAATATATGTAACAATGAACATGAAGTTCATGAATCTAGACATATATGCAATTTGACATAATCGATTAGGTCATCCAAAATTCATAATGATGAGgagaattattgaaaattcacaTAGACATCCAATGAATAACCGAAAGATTATTCAATCTAATGAATTATCAAGTGATGTTTGCTCTTaaggaaaattaataattagaccATCATTAAGCTAAAGTTGGAAATCAAATCacctacattttttgaacgaATTCATGGTGATATTCGTGGATAGATTAACCCACCAAGTGGATcatttaagtatattttatgGTCTTAATAGACACATCTAGCATATGGTCACATATGTGCTTATTATCAGGTCGAAACTTTGCATTTGCAAAATTAATtgttcaaataattaagttaatgacATAGTTTCCTGATTATACAATTAAGAACATTCGAGTTGATAATGTCGGTGAATTTACATTCCAAACATTCGATAATTATTGTATGTCTATTGGGATAACTGTTGAACATCATGTAGCTCATTTTCATACACAAAATAGTTTAgcaaaatcatttataaaacgTTTACAATTAATTGCTAGACCCTTGCTTATGAGAACTAATCTCCTTACATCGGCATGCTATTTTGCATGTTGCGTCACTTGTGCGTATTAGGCCATCAACTTATTACAAGTACTCGACATTACAATTAACATATGACCATGATCCAAATATTactcatttgaaatttttttatgtgtaGTATATGTTCCAATTGATCTACCACAACATACTAAAATGAATCCTCAAAGGAGGCTAGGAATATATGTTAGATTTGATTCCCtatcaattattaaatatcttgAGCCCCAACAAATGATGTATTTACTGCATGATTTGCTGATTGTCATTTTAATGAGacaaaatttttaacattAGAGAGATGAATTAAGAAGTTGGAAAAAGAAGTTACGTGGAATGTATCATTATTGTCTCATTTAAATCATCATACAGATAAGTGTGAActtgaagttaaaaaaataattcatttgccaaatataacaaatcagtTACCAAAAGCATTTGCAGATGCAAAGAAAGTAACTAAAGCACATATAACAGTGGCAAATGTTCCATCAAGATTGAAATCCCTACATAACATGCTATCATTAATGAATCTGGAACACGCTAGAAGTGTGGTAGACTAGTAGGTTCCAAAGATAAAAATCGTCGAAAAAGAAATCGGGTCAATAACTCTATTAAGGATGTGGATGTTCtagaaaaaatccaaaaaccgACTTCTAACAAAAatgtcaaagaaaataaaacaattgagGATAATAATGAGTCTCGATAAACTATGTCATgacaagaaaaagatagaactGAACTTATGTAGTTGATatcatttttgtatataatGTCGCTCTTGATATTATATCTGAAAATGAAgatcttgaaccaaaatttgttgaagaatgTCGATAGAGAAAAGACTGGTCTTTGTGGAAAGAAGAAACTAAGGCAGAATTAAATTCACTTTCAGAACGTCAAGTGTTTGGACCAATAGTCCAAACATTAGAATGTGTCAAACCTGTGGGATATAAGTGAGTATttgtgagaaaaagaaatggaaataagAAGATTACAAGATATAAAGCAAGATTAGTTGTAGTAAGAATTTTCACAAAGACTTGTATTGTTTATGAGGAGACATATTTTTTGGTAGTGGATAAAATCACATTAAGATTTTTAATTGACATGACTATGTATGAAAATCAGGACATACATATTATGGATGTAGTCACAACATATTTATATGGATctcttgataatgatatttataCGAAAGTCCCAGAATAATTTAAGATAcctaaaacatataaatcaaGTTCATGAGAactatattcaataaagttacaGAGGTCATTATATGGATTGAAACAATTAGGAcgaatttaaaacaattttctgagtgaatatttgttaaaagaagaatatcaaaataatccaATATGTCAatgcgttttttttttattaaaagaaatcacaGTTAGGATTTGCATTTATAActgtatatgttgatgatttaaatatatttggaaCTCCTGAAGAGCTTTCAAAGGTAGTAGAATATCTTAAGAAAGAATTCGAGATGAAAGATCTAAAAAAACTGCCTTGATTTACAAATTGAGCGTCTAGCATATGAGATATttattcatcaatcaaattatacataaaaagttttgaatatactttttatggataaaacatatatattgaaCATTCAAATGCAAGTTTGTTCACTATATGTAAATAAAGATATATTTCGACCTCCAGATGATAATGAAAAAGTATCATATCTTAGTGTAATTGGTGCACTTATGTATATTGCTAATAATACAATACCAGAGATTGCATTTTCAGTAAATTTATTAGCTATATACAGTTTCtctccaacaaaaaaatattataatgaaattaaacatatatactttGTTATCTTCGAGGAACAATTAATATgagattattttattcaaataaatcaaattctaacCTAGTTGCTTTTGtagattttgaatatttatcaTAACCACAAAAAActagattttattaaacagGTTATCTATTCACATGTGATCAGTGAAACCACAACTACTATCTTTTGGTGATCAATGAAACAAACCAACAACTACCTCCTCAAAACATGCCAAAATTCTTGCAATTCATTAGACTAGACAAGAATGTATATGATTAAGATCAATAACTCAACACATTCAAGAATCATGTGGCTTTTCTATACTCATGATCTTGTAGAAAATGACAATATCACagtataacaaatttgttcaaaGGATAACTTCGCagacttatttacaaaatcattaccTTCCGCAACCTTTGAAAAACTGGTGCACAACATTGGAATTCGATGACTCAGAGATCTGAAACGATGTGTCCACGAGGGagagtaaattttatttttgtaagtaTATGAAATgtgtactatttttttctttgctaggatttttttctattgagtTTTTCTCCAATAAGGTTTTAACAagatatatttcatatatgtaaTGACATCTAAGAGGAGtattataaatacaattaataGTGATACTCATTAGTGTGCTTAGGGACCATAACCACATGTCAACCCATTTATTATCCAACGCTCATGTATGTGTCAAGTAAACATAGATTTTTAGTGGCCCTGTAACCCATCTTATGTTTGCCAAATTGTCTATAAATAGTAAAGTTTGGTGAAGTTGTAAGATATGTAACGTCCGAGGTTTTCCAAATTATTTGGACAGTGAAAAATGATAAGATTTTCTTAATtccttagtttatttatttatatttacttcagattttcaaaaaatttaaatttttagaaagatAAGACACCGCGGCTAAGGCGTCCGGGTCATTCATCCAcactaaaaaggaaaagagaaagaagaaagaaaagaaaattagagtATAGGCCCTAAATAGTAAAACCATTCCTCACCTCCCTTCTATCGCTTTCTTTTCTCCGGCACAGACAAGTACGACCGGCGGCAGGTCTAGGCGGCAGCCCCTCCCCTTCCAGCACCTCTCCGCCAGATTTTCCCACCTTTAACGGCAATCATCAGCGTCTAACCTCGATACGAATACCTCCTGCCCGGCGACCGGAAACCTAATCCCTCGCATCTTCTTCTCCGACCACGTCTCCTACGCTCCAGCCGGCGCTTAGACCAACAACATCGAACATCCACGGCACCGCGGCTTGCACACTAGCGACCCACGATCAGATCTGCTGTGACAGCGACCTCCTCGATTCGTGACGGCCAGGCATATCTTCGCTGATTAACTAGGGTCCGTAATGACCCAGTCGGCCCTAGTTTAGCATTTTCCAATCCATAACGACTTCAAATAAGCAGGATTAAGCGTATTCGGACACCAATCATCCAAGATTCAAGTTGGTTTGGGTAGGATTCAGTGGGTAAGGGCATTTTAAACCCTTTTAAGTGCTGTATTTAAGCTTCAAACCTTTAGAACTATTATGTTTGTAGGCCTCGAAACAactttggatattttttagcATCGAGTTGTTTTTGTGGACGTTCTCTTGCTCATGATGAACAGTTCCTGTAAATTGTTGTTGGTATTGGTATTggtattgatttattttgttagatttaAGTTCAGGAGAATAGCTTTCGAATGTTgacattgttttattttgttagacTTAAGTTGTTCTAGATGATAAACTGATGTGagtattcaaattttgttcgAGGAAGAGTATATAAGAGGAATGGTTTGAGGAAAGAGTTGGTTCAAGTAAGAAGTTTTATGTGGGTATCTTTGGTGTCTAAGAAgttcatgttttcaaaattaaaaacaaagattatTAGACTAGCCTTTTggtttgttcttcttcttctttttgttttttttcagaaaatatgtttattgaAAACTGAAAATAGATGAAGTTATTTTCATGACCCGTTAGAGTAATTTAAGCTCAACTCAAAAATTAAAGCATGACCTACACGTTCCTATCAACTATCTCTAACAATACTTTCAATTTGCAACATACAAACATTgatgttgttattattagtCAGATATTCTTCTGTAACTACAACATCTTGATGATTATTCATGACCTGAAAACTCTTGTCATGTTGTTAGTTTTCTGGGAGGAGGTTTCCTCTACCCCCCTTCACGTAGGTGTTTATACCTTTTAATGTATAATATCCATTCTTTCTTTGTcctttcttataaaaaaaaggactTTGCCATGTTggagaaagaattgaaaaagtgCAGTAGAGTTATCTTTGTGGCTTTATTTGTAATCTATTGAGATTCATATTTTTCACTTAGAAACTAGTGGAAGTGACTAGGAAATGACTATGATTAATGACAATACCAACCTTCCATGCGGTGACtgtttttggattatttcttTACAGTTTAgctaaaaaatatagtttgaCTCGAAAGGGAAATTCCGTTCCATTAATTTGTAGGGCTCATTGTCTCCCAATTTCTCTGATTTTGTTGACCCTTGTGTTCACTTCAGATTGACAGAGTTGGAGGTAGAGAAATATGCCTCAGAGACACtcaaaaaacaataatgatcTAGCCTTCTTCACCTATGATGAGAAGCGGAAGCTCGGCTATGGGACacaaaaagagagacttgGAAAGGACTCGATCAAGCCCTTCGATGTCTGTTGCCTATGCTTAAAACCCTTCATCGACCCCATGTGTTGTCAAAAGGGTCACACATTTTGTAAAGAATGCATTCTTGAGTGCCTTTTGTCTCAGAAGAAAGATAATCAAAGGTATGTTACTCTTACAAGACTTGCATGTTTACATTGGATTGCtcgtttctttttctgtttccctctccaaatttgaaataactGTTTCAAAATGTGCGGAGTGGAGGGCGAATGGTTTAGATCCAGGTTAACTCATTCCAGTTGGTGTGTGAGGGTTGTGCAGTTCCGATTTCTGTATGTAGTTGGTAGtaatcaaactataataatatttattaccTTCTTTGAGTCATTGAGTTGTTTGTTTCAGTTTTCTTTATTGATTCTTCCTTTTATAGGAATTTATGATTGCTTTAGGatttaaatgatgaaaattttatcttaatttgTAGTCAATTGAATGTGTGCTTATGGACGGTCTTATGCTGATTCGACTGTTGAACCATCGGCACATAACAAAAACCTAAGCTATATGAATGCCACTTGTTGTAATCCTTCAGTTTTTCCCAGACTTTCTATGTGGGGAAGCTTTCAACAATGCCTTGGAATTTGTAGTCAATTGAATGGGATCGCAATAAGTATCTTTTAAGGAAACGAGATGTCACCGACCACCTGACTTGGCCCAGTGGCCAATTGAAgtcaatacaaataaaataggaTTTAGTAGGTTGGGTTCAAGTCATGATGGCTAAGAACAAGTTACCTTAACCACTAAACATAGTATTGTTGGTTGTTATATCGAGCAAGGGGTGTTACTATGTTGCACCTTGACTTTGTATCTATGATGATGTGCGAGAAGTTGATAGATCTATTgtgaattttcattttccatagACCCCTTTATTTCTCTTATATTCCTACCTCTCTAGTTATGAACTAAAGTGTGTGAtgccataaaaaaatattgggtCATATGGCGCTTCCCTGTTCTCTACCCTAATCAAGATATCCTCTGTTTCTTCCCTGACAAATTGATTTGATCACAAAAACTTTGGAGTGTGAAGTGCAATTAGatcctttttttttggtggGGGGGACCATACTAATATTATCCATTTGAATGATTTGTGGTTTTTCCCAACgtactaataaaaataagtatcCAGCTCCGCTTGGAAAGCTCAATTTGGAATTTTATCTATTCAGTGTAATGAAGATTAGAGATGGTTTTGTGAAATGTGCAGGTTGTATGTAGTATGTAGTATGTAGTATGTTCCTTAACGGCTTCTGTTTTTTCTGAGGTTATAGTGAAAGCTAATGAACAAAGAATCATGAATGTAGTAAAAAATGTTCTAGTATTGATTAACTAATGTGTTGTGAATCAGTTAAACAATCAGTTGTCGACTTTGTGccttttcattgatataatataaatattggaCACACTAATGTAATAGGCGATTGAAACATTGTAAGAAGTGCAAATTGTAAATGTGTCTTCTGTTTCTAGTACTAAGCAGTATACAGTACATGGTTTGATTCATCTGTTAATAATGATCCTCACCATACCCTTCTCTGCTGTCATGAACTTGTTTTGTTGCTCTGCAGGAAGCTTGCTGCATATACTGCTCAGCAGAAgcaagagaaggaagaagcaGAAGAGAAACTGATGCAACAGAAAGTTAGGGAGCTTGATGCATTTGATCAGCAAAATCATGGTGCTGTACCACAATACAATGATCGAAACCAGAATCAGGATAAAAATGGTTTCCATGGGGCAAATAGTGTGAAGGTTACATCTTACGAAGAAGAAGCACTTCGGACCATGAAGGCATTTTGGCTGCCTTCAGCCACACCAGAAGCTCCTGTTAAAGCAGGAGCCCCTCCAAGCAGTACATTTTGTCCAGAAGGCAACGAGAAACTTAAGCTAAAGTCCCTTTTCTCAATACATTTCACAGAGGACAATAgcgagaagaagaaatcaaaatcataCGACGTTACATACATATGCCCTAGTTGTAAGGTTACTCTAACAAATACAATGGCTCTTGTGGCGCTAGGGACATGTGGCCATGTCTTCTGTAAGAAATGTGCTGATAAGTTTATGGCTGTGGACAAAGTTTGCCTTGTCTGCAACAAAGGATGTAAAGTAAGGAATTTGGTGAATTTAGAGAAAGGAGGCACCGGGTTTGCTGGCCATGGAGATGCACTTGAAGCAAGAGACTTCAAGCATTTGGGAAGCGGTTCTGGTTTGGGGCTGGTAAGGCCTGCCATGAAGACTTGAGAGCAAGTCTTTGATTAGGAAACTAGAACCAACTTGCCCTAGCTACTTCATGATTGTGATTTTCTTCCATAAATCCTATCttactttcttattttcttaactaaTTAGTGTGTGGTCTTGtaaaatggaaatatcaaTATTGAATCTTTGCGttctttatgaaaaaaaagaagtttttgttgcttttaaattgtgatttatcaacaatattcttcaaaattagaaTAACCAAAGCTTGGAGGCTTTCTTATATGCTTCTAGGTCTGTCTTGTTATCAATGGGTTGCAATGCTGGGCGTCAAGATTGTTCATTTCTGTGAGTAGATGTTTTGCTATGAACTACGAATGTTAATGGTATCTTGAGTGGGTTTAGGACGGATTGCAATGAAAGTTTTGGAAAGGTCAAACAGTTGGTGGGTCTAAGAGTGATTTTATAACATTGGCTTCATTTTGAGAATGTGGCTGGAACCCCTCCTCTTTAAGTCTCACCAGAAAGCTTTGGTCAGTAGAATTAAGAAACAAAGGACTTTGGAGAAGATCAAGGTGATTGATTGATGTGTGTGgggtggggggggggggggggtgaGTTTAAGTCGGAGTTCCTTCCTTCTTTCACAAGGTGGTGAGTGGTAGAAGAAAAGCAAAGAACTCCATTGGCCTTTGATAAAAGAGGAGTTGGAGGGGGAGGTTATCTCTTTGGTCTAGAAGTTCACcctactttttcttctcttttcatacTATTTGGTTAGAGCACTCTCTGTGAGAGGAAAGTGAAGATTTGATAGTCTTCTTTTACTTTACATGAGATTAAAATCGTTTTTAGAAGTGATAGGTTAAAGTCTTTAGTTTGATGGCTTCTCTACAAgacctttatttatttattattattattattgcaatTATAATgaatattgttttgtttcatttagaAGGAGAAGGCTAAAATGATAGCTTTTAAGCCTAAT
Coding sequences within:
- the LOC101219956 gene encoding E3 ubiquitin-protein ligase CSU1, which gives rise to MPQRHSKNNNDLAFFTYDEKRKLGYGTQKERLGKDSIKPFDVCCLCLKPFIDPMCCQKGHTFCKECILECLLSQKKDNQRKLAAYTAQQKQEKEEAEEKLMQQKVRELDAFDQQNHGAVPQYNDRNQNQDKNGFHGANSVKVTSYEEEALRTMKAFWLPSATPEAPVKAGAPPSSTFCPEGNEKLKLKSLFSIHFTEDNSEKKKSKSYDVTYICPSCKVTLTNTMALVALGTCGHVFCKKCADKFMAVDKVCLVCNKGCKVRNLVNLEKGGTGFAGHGDALEARDFKHLGSGSGLGLVRPAMKT